AGAATGCAGCCACCAATGCTTCACTCCAAGTTCTCTCACACTTACATCTGCTGAGAAATCACTTTCCACCAGTCTGCAGGGAGATCCATTATCTTTTTCAAGTGGAAGAAGGAAGCCTTTAGTGGGAGATAAAGAAGGACAGATGGCTGAATATAGTTGGCATCATGGAAGCTTCTGGTACTATGGCCATATTAGCACCAGAAGCTTCCACATTGCCAATAGACAtatacagatatttatttatttatttatttttatttatttattttgtcacaacaatatatataagtgtcatacaaaaaatttatatagtatataaacatatatatgagtaaatattaggaggtataaacatatttatatataggaagaagaaaagaaaaacaataggacaggaacggtaggcacgtttgtgcgcttatgcacgccccttatggtcctcttaggaatggggtgaggtcaatagtagaaagtttttggttaaagcttttaggattatgggaagagaccacagagtcaggtaaagtgttccaagcactgatgattctgttacagaagtcatattttctgcaatctagattaaagcggttaacattaagtttaaatctattggttgctcttgtattattgcaattaaagctgaagtagtctttaacaggaaggacattacagtagatgattctatgagttaaacttaggtcttgtcgaaggcgacggagttccaagttttctaagcctaggatttcaagtctggtgggataaggtattttgttgttttcagaggaatggagaactcttcttgtaaaatatttctggacacgttcaattgtattgatgtcagagatgtggtgagggttccaaacaggcaaactgtattctagaattggtctagcaaatgttttatatgctctggttagtagtgtagtgtttttggagaagaagctacgtaagattaggttaacaactcttagagccttttttgctatgtagttgcagtgggctttggcacttagatcatttaacatgaaaactccaaggtctttaacgggatgggggtcatctgtgaggtaatgtccatcaagtatgtacttagtgtttgggttcttttttccaatatgtaagactgagcgtttgctggttgagatttggagttgccaagttttagaccaagtggttagatgatcaaggtctttttgaatgatagatgtattgtctgtggtgttaaatagtttgacatcgtcagcaaagagaacacaattacttgagatatggtcacaaagatcattaatgtatagtatgaagagtgttggtccaaggacgctgccttgaggaacggcactcttgacaggaacaggattagatagagcattgccaattttgaccacttgttgtctgtttgacagaaaagcagataccgtatatactcgagtataagccgagtttttcagcacattttttgtgctgaaaaacgtcccctcggcttatactcgggtctatacggcttatactcgagttttgttttgtttttaagcccctcggcttatactcgagtatatacggcttatactcgaggtttttttttttttttttttcacattttaccggactgaagccctgccggtgcagtgagagggcggggcgggggagccgccagccttctcagctgagggagggagggtttccccaaccggtaggtgcctcatttcccatcctcggcttatactcgagtccccagtttaccccagtttttggggtaaaattggggacctcggcttatactcggatcggcttatattcgagtatatacggtatccatttgtggaggggtcctgaaatgccataggattttagttttaggagaagtttatcgtgtactactgagtcaaaagctttgcagaagtctatgtagattgcatctataagGTAGTTGCATCTATAAGGTAGTTATAGATTGCATCTATAGTTATAAGGTAGTTATAGATTGCATCTATAGTTATACGGTAGTTATAGATTGCATCTATAAGGTAGTTCTCTtatagccacaattgagcccagaatttatgttgttaagtaagaaatttgttaagtgagtttgctccattttatgacttttcttgcttcatttgttaagtaaatcactgcagttcttaaattagtaacatggttgttaagtgaatctggctttctccattgattttacttgtcagaaggtcacaaaagggaatcacacggctctgggacactgcagccgaatataaatcacgtgaccatggggatgctgcaaaggtcataagtgtgaaaagtagtcataagtcacttttttcagtgccgtaactttgaacggtcactaaatgaactgttttaagttgaggactacctgtattctatccCAAATGTACTTTGGAAAAATTTTCCTGAACAGCAATGGAATTAAGTCCAGAAAAAACATTATTTCACTCATCATCACCTCTCTTCTAAACATTGAAGATCTTTGGCTATATCTTATTCTATTACAGAACCTCCACAGAAGATTGAGCTGGATCCAGTACCAGATATGGAGGTGGACAggttgtataatttaacatgccGGGTTTTTGGTGTAGCCCCCATCCGGGACCTCACCGTGACTTTGGTGAGAGGGGAAGAGCAACTTGTGGTAAAGACCTTTGAGGATCACACTCAGCCTGAAGCTGGTGCTGTTGTGGTGAACCATCAGATAAGAGCTCAGCAAAATGACTACAACAAGATGATCACCTGCCAAACATCCCTGGATCTGAGACCAAGAGGACCACTCCTGAAAAACACCTCCCACGGGATATCATTGTGGACTTTTGGTGAGATCCCATCCATTGCTCCGGTTCTGATTTAGACATACTTCACTCTGCAGTTACAGAGTATAACAATCCCCCCACGGGGTGGGCGGGGTGGGTGAGTGAGAAAAAAGGTCTTCCACCTTTTTAAACTGATCCCACAATTTTCATTGTCTTCATAAAGATTTTGGTAAGCTCCCATTCACTTCCTTTAAAGCAGGTCTTCCCAACTTGCCTTTCATGAGATTTGGGCCATCTAAATGCCTTATAGTGACCACCCTCCAGAATAGCAGTAGTTAAGGTCAGACAGAGCCTGatttggtggctcagtggctaagacactgagcttatcaatcagaaaagtcggcagttcgaatccctagtacaggtcttctgcgtgagcagggggttggactagatgacctccaaggtcccttccagctctgttactgtttAAAAAAGTGTAAAGAAACATGCAAGACCAGGACAAAAAAAATGAGATGGAACTGGAACTTGAGGAAAATTAAATGAATTAGCGTTAATAAGGTCTCATCCTTTAATAACTTCCTGTTCTTTCACATTAAAGTTAGATGGCAACTTTTAGAAGGGCCTGTGAAGTGCTCTGGAGAGGCTAGGCAGCCCTGAGGCCTCAATCCTCCTCTGCTATAAAGACAGCTGCAGCAGTCAAAGGTCTAAACAAAAATTGTAACAAAAGAAAAGACGTCATCACAGCCCCAATTTCAAGGCATAATCAGGGCACTGATCGCAACATCTTTCCAAAACGAGTGCTGTGGGAAATGAAGAATTagcaggaaaaaagggagggagggaaggagggagggaggaaggaaggacatggaagaaatctattttttctttcttatctccaGCAGCCAAGTAGGAGAAAGAAGCATGTTTTAGTCTATAGGTTCAGGGATGGTGGAATTCTCACCCACTACTTGCACTGTACCTCACttaacttatagaatagaataacagagttggaagggaccttggagatcttctagtccaaccccttgctcaggcaggaaactttacaccacttcagacaaatggttatccaagatcttcttaaaaattcacaacttctgcaggcaagttgttccacttattaattgttctaacttgcaGCAATAATGATGataacaatgtaaaaaaaattcaGGTTTAGGAATTAAATACTTTTTAGTATAAGCAGGCCTCACTTAACATCCGCAACTGAGCCTGGAATTTTCATTATAAGTCATTGCAGTCAGTAAGTGGATCACCACGCAACTGACTCAATTTTGTGACTGTTTCTATGACACCTAAAAAGTGAATCATTATGGTAATTTATGACACCTATAAAGTGAGTCATTATGGTAATTAAGCAAATTATGTGATCATTCAGTGAATCCATTCTCCCAAATAGGCATTTTTGCcaaactgcaaaaaaacaaaacaaaaaaaacctaccTCGACAAAAAACACTAGAAACTGGCAAAAACATAACAAATCGTGATAATGTGACCATGGCACATTGCTACTGGTCATACCGTagatgcaagctggttgccaaactCCTGAAATGTGTCCATGTGACTGTGGGCTGGGGGGATGCTGAGGCTGTAACTTTGAGGATGGGGTGTAAATAACTTCTGGGGTTTTGTTGTAATCTTAAACAGTCATAAAGTGAGTGAGGGCAACTACTGCATCTAATGCAGTAAATAGCAGCAACTCACAAAAACCCTTTAACAAAGTTTTGCTTCAATGCAAATGCTGCACCAGCTTTAAAAGAAACAAGGTATTATTAGACGGGAATCAGAGATCAATTAAAGCGCCCAAATTCACTTCTCCCCACCACACTGCCCTTGAAAGAGACTGATAGTTCAATGGCAAACCCTGCAAAATCTTTTTTGGAAAGATTCTGGATTTTTGGAAGAGAGTGCCAGAAATCTTCCACTCCTTCCCCAGCATGtgttttggagcaggggtctccaaccttggtccctttaagacttgtggacttcaactcccagagttcctcagccagctttgctggctgggagttgaaatccacaagtcttaaagggaccaaggttggagagccctgttctggaGAGTGATTGTGGTGATTTCTCCTGCTGGTAGGTGATTTTGTCTGCAGAAAGTTGAAGAAACCACTGCTCACACTCCTGAAAGATTCCTGCACTAAATCTATAAGGACAGCTATGCTTCCTGGCCTTGTTGATCTGTATCAATATAATCCATTACACCACTTTTCTGTTGCACTCAAGGATGTGCAAAACATATACTTTAGTATGGCCATATGTTGTTGGCTATTATCTTCAACATTCGTAAGCgtcaggagaaaggaagaagaatgaaTAGCAAGAAGAGGAAGCTGGCAGTTGATTTATAATCTACTGAGTCCACCATACAGCTTCTCCAGTGCAAAAAGCAACATCCTCTTCCTCTTGCCCATTTGATTATGTCCTGCCAAAAGATGAAAACAGACTTTTAAATCAGCATCTTCCCTAtccccacaacacacacacacagcctctcTGGCTGCCTCTCTAGAGTAGCAATTCTCTTCTAGCTTAGGGTGGAGGGCTAGAATCTCCTAAAACACTACATACACATTCTGTATGTGCTCTAAAAAGAGATTTGAAAGGGCAATGCTCATATCCTCTTATATtagtattcattcatttatatcttgcctttcaTTCAAGAGGCGTAATGCTCCTCCTAGTTTTCCCCATAAAAACTCTTGagtaggttgagctgagagaaaatgatggcccaaagtcaccctgaaaGTTTCCAAGGCCAGCCATGGAGTAGAATTTAGGTCTTGCTGCCTCTAACCAAGCATTTTAAGCATACTGCATTCCTTCCTACAATTGGAAAAAGAGCATCATGTTTTACACAAAGGCCATGTTTACAAACAGTTAACTCAATTTTAACACTCTGAAGCATAAACTAACTATAAGTGCTGGGTGTACACATGACACACTAAAGTATAAATAGGTTGGCAAGACATCTGTAATCAGATGAATTAAGATACTGATAGATCGTTCCCCGAATGGGTTCGAATTTCCCGGCTGGGAGAGCCTCTCCAGCAGATTGGAGCGTTGCCGATGTGTTAGAAGAATTGAGATCGAAGCGAGCTGCGTTTCCCGAATGGGTTCGAATTTCCCGGCTGGGAGAGCCTCTCCAGCAGTTGGAGCGTTGCCGATATGTTAGAAGAATTGAGATCGAAGCGAGCTGCGTGAAAgcgaggtttctttatttttcagaaagACGAATCCAGCAAGCTGCAAGGACTGCGTTCCTGGGTGAGCTGACAACCATATACAGTAAGTATACATTTTTataccctttttttccttttcatttctttgtttcgGGAGTACTTGATGGGTTTTCCTTTTGTGTATGTGCTCTGTGTTTGCCTTTCTGATCATTCTAATGATTTGATTTCCTCAAGTATTCTCTCGTTAGTTGTTTTCCATATGCTTCGACTGAAGTTAATCTATTTAGGCTTGTGATTGAATCTTGTCTTGATttaatctatttcttttatttggtCGGCTATGTCTGTGTGACCTAATTATTTCCTTTCTTGTATTTCTTGATATTGTCTTTTAAATAGCCTTGAGGTTTGGGTTTTTCCCTGGCCAGATTTAATTCTGAGTCAGTGTCTTTTGTTATTATGATGCACCCTTGCTTGGTTTCCTTTTGCTCAACACTGCCTAGGTGAAGTTCCCTTCCTACAATACTTACAGGCTTTGGTGGGAAAACATctcacaaaaatttgttctaaaaGGGTGAGTCATCCAGGAAGTTGCTACTTAAAAAAGAAGCAGGGCAGTGGTTGAGGTGTGAAAGTAGGTTTTCAATACAATTTCAGTCTCAAGAACTCTGCTGTCAAATTAAGGATGATTTATTGTTCCTTGAATAAGATTAGAAATGAAGATTAGAAATGGTTGGGCATTTAATGTCCATTTCAGCGTAGAATTTCAAGGGAAACTCACAAGTTTACCTTTCATGACCAAATTTTGTCTTATGAGTCAAAATGTTCTAATCTAAGACGTCAAAACAGTGTGTTTAGAAACACTATCACAAAATTGATCCTGCTAGATAGATCCACAAAGGTAAAATAGCAATCAATCCCTAATTTGTTTAGATCATCTAACAATGTTCTTGTGTTAGATACATGAATATCCCAGGAGAAAAAGCCTATCAGCCATTTAAATACCAGCACTTCTAAAACTGCCTGTCATTTGAACCATTTGAACCATTACTTAGGTATTCATTACTGTAGTCTAATTAATGCTGTAAACTGGGAATTTAGGGGCtactaaaaaaatctttaaagagATGTTTTCCACGTAGGGTATTTTGTGGTGACTAGGGGAGATCCAGTCTGTTTAAACCACAGCTCTACTTCAGACTCCTTGATTGACAGGAGcctaaaagagaaagaacaatgAAAGCAATTTCTAAGTTTTCAAGATTTCTTAGGGGGGGGCAGCAATCTCCAAATTTGGCAGATGGAGGATGTCTTTCTCCTTGAAGTGGTCAAAGGGGAGTAGTGAAGGAACCCTGGAAGAGCTTGAATCCATCCAACTATTGGCAGGAGAGTCAAGGAAGAGAAATATTCCATCTCTCTCAGAGAAGAAACCCAACCATTCAGTCCAGTTAATGTTGTCTTTCTTTGGCCACAGATGCCGTTACAGGACCTCTCGAGCAAATGACCCTGGAACTCCAGAAGTCATCGCCAGGCCACAGCTGGGCCTATAACCTGATATGCCACGTAATAAGAGTAAATCCCTGCCTTAGCCTTGTGGTGACCTTTTTTAAAGGGTCAACGAGGTTGGGTACGCCAGGTTTTACAAACTGTACTTCGGTTGAAATAGAAAACTATACGGTCACTCTCCCTATCACCCTCCATCCAGAGGACCATGGCCAGGAAGCATATTGTCACGCAGCCGTGCGTTTCAGCCTACAGGAGCCAGTCTATCAAACCAAATCCTTAGAGGTTTCACTCATGACTGCTGGTAAGTTTGCAAGCCAAGAAGCTTTACTGAACAGACATGCCAGCCAGACCCTTGTCTCATTGCAGAAATGTAGCAACAGCTTCCCCATTTGCTGGGGAAgatcaaaaaacattttttttccttgttattaTAAAAACGTATAAATGGGGAACAGCCAGTTCAGACATATttcagagagaggaggggggcacATGTTTACtgttgtgtttttcttttaaactgcattaactctttcttcattttttaaaaaaggaatccaTACACAATTACATGCTGTTTAGGATCAGAGTAGCAGTTCTTATTCACTAGGAAATGTTAAGTGATCTTCACATGTCAGATGACATATGCTCGATTTTTTTTTGTGTCCAGCTAGTTTGGGAAATGACTGCTGCTCCTGTTGTGTGCCACTTGGCCCTAGGCACTAAGGAACACAATGAGGATAAAACATGGACAATGGGCTGGGGAAGAAAAAGATTGTGACATCAGAACTATAAGCTTTATGACTGCCAAGAGTGTTTTTGCTACAGCATTTGGATTAGTTCTGAGTGCTTCAtttttggaggttttcaagaaaagactgaacaACCAGGGGTGGAATAATGACCCCTGTCAAGGGCAGAGAGTTGAACTAAAAGACCCCAAGGTccattccagccctatgattctatggtaGAACTCAGAATGCAACCAAGGGAAGGCTGATTagtgtttaaaaacaaaatgccAAGAGTTTAAACCAGGGTCTGTCCAAAAGTCTCTCTCTTACCCACATGTATAACAGAAGACTTTATTATATAAGTATGCAGAAAAAGCATGTGATTgctcaggtaagagagaaaaggaCTCTATACATGCTCAGAGACTTTTCTTTATTATATAATATGAAGAAAGACCACATCATAATGTTGAGGTTGCCAGCCGTTATAAAACATACCATTCTAGACCACCTCCTCATATCAATTCCTGCTTGTTTAGTTATGCTTTAAATATGTTTCATCAACTAATCTTAGGACTAATCTTTCCTACCCTGCTCTTCAGCTAATACATTTCTGAAATAAAGGTGATACGTTAATTTATCTTTCATGTGACAGATGGACTATAGTGCCTTTATTTACTATTTCATAATATTTCTACTGTATATAGCCTTTCAATTAATGTCACCAAGACTGGTACAGTAGATCATATTATAAACAAtaacagagaaacaaaacaaaacagcagaaAAATAGTTGAGACTGGAAGAATCTTAACTCGGAGAGGAAGTGATTCCACAAATGGGAAACGGTACAGTGAAAAGAGTATTCACATGAGTCCATGAATAGTGAAAGGAGTGTTGTCTTCCCCCACAAAGGAACATTtgcaagcccccccccaaaaaacctggaTAAATTCCTCCTGAGAAAAGTCTCTTATCTGTTccccatttaatttaatttaatttatataattaattcAAATTACTTTATTCAATTGAGGCACAACCCAATCCGAACAGCTCTGGGTAGCTCATAatctaacaaaaataaaataataaaatataatacaatttaaaaaacaaatccaaacaaaaataaacaagggGTTAAAGAATTATAGTGAATAATCTGAAATGCAGCAATTGGCAGCCAGGGCTGGGCTTGAGGAACACACCCAGTTTTCCAGTCAATGCTTGGATATATCAAAGAAGAATCATATTTAGCATTCATCAAGAGAATCAGGAAACTGAACTTTTAAGTGAAACTTTCCTTGATGGAGAAAAGAAAATTATGCCTTGTGAGTAAAGCATATCATATTTTCCTCCTTGTAAAACTCAAGCTATTTTTTGTGGTTCCTCATATGTCCAGATTATTAGCAGATCCACATTTTATCAACCCACTTATTTTCCCAAAATCTTTTGCTTAACCACCTAAGGATTATCCAAATTTATATGAACTGAAACATGTAAAGCTGTGGTCATTGCAGTCACCCCAGATTTAGTGTAGTGTTTTCTTTATGCAAAATTTTCCTTTGCTGTTGAGTTATAAATTCAGTCTAGAATGAACAAATAATTGCTAATATaccaaaatattatttcttgaAATTTAAGAAGTCTGAAATTTATAGTATGAGTTAAAGATGTACTAACTCAATGGCTGAAAAAATGGTTGTGAATTTTTGGGTGAACATATGTAAAATGCAATATCCCATCTGACTATTTCTGTTAGTTGAGTTTATTTTTCATCTTACAATATAACTGTAAGCTGGTGGTGGGGTATAATCAAATAATAGATACTTATACCCTCAGATGTCATATGCTCTTCATCCAGTTTCAAATCATATTAATGTAATATTCTGCTTGGAAAATAAGAAGCAAGCTGGTTCTTTGTCACATCTGAAGTACAGCTATGCTTATTAGTGTTTAGTTTGATTTGGAGAATTTGTAGTTCTTTTATAATATAAAGTAGTATAATAGCCTTATTAATGCAGTTGGGTGATACATTGAATTCTCTTTGCAAATTTCACCCAGCCTAAAATATCTAAACATTTTGGCAATAATGTTGTGATGTTTCAATCTCCTTTTCTAATTGTCCTCCTATTTGATTTTCAGAATCCTATTTGGCTATCATTGTAGCTGCTACTGCTGTTGCTGCTTTGCTAGTCTCTGTGCTGGTGGTCTTTCTCATCTTCATCTTTAAACTTTGGATCAATTAATGCAATGGAAAGGGCAACTCAATGAATCAAAAATCTATATCTTATTTAAGAAGAGTAAAAGTTCTGCTTCACGAACATCTCATTTACAAGGAATGTGTCATGACACAATAGTGAATCATTTTATATATggaaagaatattaataaaagctCACAATATCATATCCAGGTTTCATCTTGAGCGTGTGGACATTGGAATCAAGAAAACATGTCCCGTTCTCTGGCATTCTTCTTCCTGCTTGAAATGTCCCATTACAAGGTactaaagatggcttccaggcctgacacaatgATTGGCTGGTGTCATAAACCTTTGTGAGATGGATTCTCATCAATTCATAGCCTGAAGGACTGTTTATATTTGAGGATTTTTTGATAATTATAAAATGAGCAATGATCATTCATATATTTTTACAAGGACCACATTTCCTAGAAGATGCAAATGTGAAAGAAATGTCAACAATCACGTATGATCTATTCATTCTTTTAATAAACTGACAGGGCAATATTATATTCATGTAAAtgcccttcctcttcccctaGTATTTATAATATTATAGAATGAAGTGAATAATGCATTTATTAGCAATACAACAACTTTGTAACTATAATACTTTGAGAACAAGTAATGAAATACGAGTACAAATGTATACAAAATTGGGGACATTTGCTACCAAAAACCCCATAGAAAAGTGGAGTATCAGGACATAAATTAGCACAATGAAATCAATGGCCATTTTGTATTCAACAATACTAACATTCTATATTTCCAGGTATTCAGCGTATTTTCAGTATCTAGCTACAGAAATTTAAGGGAACAGGACAATAAACTGAACTGGAATACCTGAAAACTGCACCAACAAATTGCTTTCTCATTCTAACACTTGGTTAAAGAAAACATAGCCCTTAGGAGAGTTACTTCTGAAATTGTATCTTCCAATGACTGTTTAACATAACCTCAAGGATTTTGCACGGCAAGACAGTCAATATAGGAGTGATCAATTGCTCTTGGACTGCAAagtaaaataagagaagaaagaatTTCTTGATGCTTCTTCAAATAAAATGTCATAATTGCTGGTTGAACAAGATGAATATAAACAGAGATAATCTGAAGggagatgaaaaaagaaaaatatgcattATTTAGTGCAAGCCCAGAAATATATCCACCTGATAAAGTGTGAGAGCTCAATATGATGAGTTCTATCAGAGTTACCTAGGATTCATGGAGGCCACGTGCAGCAAGCTACGCTAAAGATACAGAGACTCAGCCAGAGATTCAGGGCAGCAACCTTCCTTTGACATCAAAGAGGGTTAAGAAAAGATTTCTGCCCCGGGCTTCACCAGCAGCCATGAAGAACCAGCACCATGGAATATGACAAACAAAGGCCACGAGGAAGGCACTGCTTTAGAAAGATCTTTAAAACCAGCAGAActagcaaataaatacaatcctatcccatgttattctgtttttaaaagtttgccAAACATCtacagtagattttttttaaaattgtgcttTCTTAATCATACCCAACaaaagtatgtgtgtgtataactgAATGACaacatgaaataaaaattaactgCCACCCAAAATACTGGAAATCTATATTACAAATTAAACAAGTTTTAAAATCTGACCAACTATTTATATCTTCTTCCTTGCTCCTTTGTCCAAAATTACTACCACCAAAAGTAAAAACACACCCAAACTTAACACAAATATTAACAAACATTTCAGCAAACCACAGCTTGTGGagggagtgactgtcccaaagtaACCCAGTGAGCTCCATGATTGAGTGGAGTCTTGAACCCGGATTTCCCCAaagtccagcatcttaactgctgcaaaacaaaatatgcattttcttctagagatttttttaaaaacattcttatATAACAGCTTTCTAAATCAAATCAAGTAATTATTAATGGAAATGCATGCTGTATGCAATAGGAATGTTTTCCTGTTGAACTTTCACTGGGAGAAAGTTTTCTCCAACCATTTGGCTGAAATCTGCTTACTGCTGATTAGAAAACTCTGCTCCACCTTCTGCATGCCAACCTTTCAGGAATTTGAAAACTATTATTGAATTTCCTTTTAGCCTAAGCATATATTTATTGAATGTATGAACACAGTTCTGCACCGCATTTCTTCAATGGGGATGGGCAGTCTTTCAATGGGCAAGGTTTTCAATTTACCCAAGAGCTGTATTCACACTGTGGTGGAGTCGACCTAACAGAGGAAGGATGGGGCAAGGATGTGATCATGATCATCAAAAGCAGTGACTTGGTTTCAAAGACAAAAAGGTGCTTCACAGCTTCTATATGATTCAGGTAAATATGTGTTTGGTCTAAGGACCTAAGGATGACCCCCAATAGCCCCAGTAATACTGACCTACAGGTATTACATTTAATAAAACAATGGGAGAACCTGCAATGTTTCATAAAATGACATTGCAGATTTTGGGCACAGAATGAGAGGCTTTTTGCGGTTATGCAAGGGACCCCAAGAAGTTTGCATGGGAATCAAGTGCAGTTGGAGTTCTAACATTGTAGAATAATTCTTTACTTTGGTCACCTTACTTTACTTTgccacaattaatcagtggagcagcttgtcttcaaaagttgtggggctccatcactggaggttcttaagaagagattggacaaccacttgtctaaaatagtatagtatctcctgcttgagctgggggttgcactagaagacctccaaggtcccttccaactctgtcattctaataTAATAGAAAagggaataccgtatatactcgagtataagccgagtttttcagcacattttttgtgctgaaaaacgtcccctcggcttatactcgggtctatacggcttatacttgagttttgtttttttttaagcccctcggcttatactcgagtatatacggcttatactcgcgtttttttttttttttttttcacattttaccggactgaagccctgccggtgcagtgagagggcggggcgggggagccgccagccttctcagctgagggagggagggtttccccaaccggtaggtgcctcatttcccaccctcggcttatactcgagtccccagtttaccccagtttttggggtaaaattggggacctcggcttatactcggatcggcttatattcgagtatatacggtaatttactTTAGATTAGTTGTGTCTATAGACTCAGGCACTTATTCCTTCTCTTTTGTTCTTGTAGATAATGCA
This genomic window from Ahaetulla prasina isolate Xishuangbanna chromosome 2, ASM2864084v1, whole genome shotgun sequence contains:
- the LOC131192159 gene encoding intercellular adhesion molecule 3-like, translating into MEVKTWKLFAAFLCCAGFLLALSRAQEKQPIAPLRKAVVKFGHFFVLNCTTSSSSNDSCDIQESSSHNYDYRDVGPTWKAFTFIAVYWSLNASCIVTCYNESSSWETIVTVYQPPQKIELDPVPDMEVDRLYNLTCRVFGVAPIRDLTVTLVRGEEQLVVKTFEDHTQPEAGAVVVNHQIRAQQNDYNKMITCQTSLDLRPRGPLLKNTSHGISLWTFERRIQQAARTAFLGELTTIYNAVTGPLEQMTLELQKSSPGHSWAYNLICHVIRVNPCLSLVVTFFKGSTRLGTPGFTNCTSVEIENYTVTLPITLHPEDHGQEAYCHAAVRFSLQEPVYQTKSLEVSLMTAESYLAIIVAATAVAALLVSVLVVFLIFIFKLWIN